The Thalassotalea sediminis genome includes the window AAACTTGCAAACAAGTACCCTGATCCAATTATTCAGAATAAACCTAAAGCAAAAAAAATCAATGTTGCCACTAAGGGTGCATCACCGCAAATCGTTGCTGCAATAAGCTCGGCGGTTACCCAATATAAGCAAAAACACGGCAATAAAGCATAGGAGCCAATACACATGTC containing:
- a CDS encoding OadG family protein — its product is MDSLAQTFIEAGTLMFAGMVFVFAFLGLLVIFINQVLVKLANKYPDPIIQNKPKAKKINVATKGASPQIVAAISSAVTQYKQKHGNKA